One Myotis daubentonii chromosome 3, mMyoDau2.1, whole genome shotgun sequence genomic window carries:
- the ERRFI1 gene encoding ERBB receptor feedback inhibitor 1 translates to MSTAGVAAQEIRVPLKAFLHDGQALGSLNACWGHRRELGNNFLNIHPITMAYNLKSTTQAHLTSLRRASAPAPSNSHRLAEHGPSQKPSLPPLVLPPSESSGPDEDPVVCGFKKLSVNGGCAPTPPLTPMKNGPSPVPCVAGSRPLPPLPISEGLSLDDTDCEVEFFTSDTDWLLGGGAPSEFRAGVPGRRSFRGCGQINYAYFETPTVSAGDLSQAPERGAGGPPSDPPPQSHRRLRRSHSGPAGSFHKPAIKVHGHTHRASPHPDTDKPEVPPRVPIPPRPVKPDYRRWSAEVTSSTYSDEDRPPKVPPREPLSRSNSRTPSPKSLPSYLNGVMPPTQSFAPDPKYVSSKALQRQLSEGSASRPPCILPIIENGRKVSSTHYYLLPERPPYLDRYEKFFTEAEEAGAGTRAQPFPADGGVVTAPGKLDPGPRGDVGGHGKRKHLSYVVSP, encoded by the exons ATGTCCACCGCGGGAGTCGCTGCCCAGGAGATCCGCGTCCCGCTGAAGGCGTTTCTGCACgatggccaggccctggggagcctGAACGCGTGCTGGGGCCACCGCCGGGAGCTGGGGAA TAACTTTCTAAACATCCATCCGATCACCATGGCCTACAATCTGAAGTCGACCACACAGGCGCACCTGACGTCTCTCA GGCGCGCCTCGGCACCTGCCCCGAGTAACAGCCACCGCCTGGCAGAGCACGGCCCCTCTCagaagcccagcctgccccctctcgtCCTTCCCCCAAGTGAAAGCTCGGGGCCCGATGAGGACCCGGTGGTGTGTGGCTTTAAGAAACTGTCAGTCAACGGGGGGTGCGCCCCCACGCCGCCACTCACGCCCATGAAGAACGGCCCGTCCCCCGTGCCCTGTGTGGCGGGCTCCCGGCCGCTCCCCCCGCTGCCCATCTCCGAGGGCCTCTCCCTGGACGACACGGACTGCGAGGTGGAGTTCTTCACCTCCGACACGGACTGGCTCCTGGGGGGCGGCGCGCCCTCCGAGTTCCGGGCCGGCGTGCCGGGCCGGCGGAGCTTCCGCGGGTGCGGGCAGATCAACTACGCCTACTTCGAAACGCCCACCGTCTCGGCGGGGGACCTCAGCCAGGCCCCCGAGCGGGGCGCAGGGGGGCCGCCCTCAGACCCCCCGCCGCAGAGCCACCGGCGGCTCCGGCGGTCGCACTCGGGCCCCGCCGGGTCCTTCCACAAGCCGGCCATCAAGGTGCACGGCCACACCCACcgcgcctccccccaccccgacaCAGACAAGCCCGAGGTCCCCCCCAGGGTCCCCATCCCTCCGCGGCCTGTGAAGCCCGACTACAGACGGTGGTCGGCAGAGGTCACTTCCAGCACCTACAGCGACGAAGACAGGCCCCCCAAAGTGCCGCCCAGGGAGCCCTTGTCCCGGAGCAACTCCCGCACCCCGAGTCCCAAAAGCCTTCCGTCTTACCTCAACGGGGTCATGCCCCCCACGCAGAGCTTCGCCCCGGACCCCAAGTACGTGAGCAGCAAAGCTCTGCAAAGACAGCTCAGCGAAGGCTCCGCCAGCCGGCCGCCCTGCATCCTGCCCATCATCGAGAACGGGAGGAAGGTCAGCTCCACGCACTATTACCTGCTCCCCGAGAGGCCGCCCTACCTGGACCGCTACGAGAAGTTCTTCACGGAGGCCGAGGAGGCGGGCGCCGGCACCCGGGCACAGCCCTTCCCCGCCGACGGCGGTGTCGTCACGGCCCCCGGGAAGCTGGACCCCGGGCCCCGGGGGGACGTGGGCGGCCACGGGAAGCGTAAGCACTTGTCCTACGTGGTTTCTCCGTAG